A single Alteribacter lacisalsi DNA region contains:
- a CDS encoding biotin transporter BioY translates to MTTQKSRTRLTARDITKAAMFIALMAAGANATAFITIGTVPMTFQAFVAILAGILLGSRLGAFSMTGYAVLGLIGAPVFAQFTGTAVVVSPTFGFVLSYILMAFVSGLIIEKSSRKPGAYMTASFTAIAICYVFGYTYFYFFFSLSAGSTLSAASYFAILATWLPFIIKDLIMSAVAAAIAPRIDRAVNPRSRGRRPSTAA, encoded by the coding sequence ATGACTACTCAAAAATCCAGGACCAGACTCACCGCAAGAGACATTACAAAAGCGGCCATGTTCATTGCTCTGATGGCAGCCGGAGCCAACGCAACGGCATTTATAACCATTGGAACAGTCCCTATGACGTTTCAGGCATTTGTAGCAATCCTGGCCGGTATTCTGCTCGGCAGCAGACTAGGGGCCTTCTCCATGACAGGCTACGCCGTACTCGGCCTGATCGGTGCCCCTGTATTTGCCCAGTTTACCGGTACCGCCGTCGTCGTGTCCCCAACCTTCGGATTTGTTCTTTCTTATATTCTAATGGCTTTCGTTTCCGGACTTATTATTGAAAAATCCAGCAGAAAACCAGGAGCATACATGACAGCTTCTTTTACTGCCATTGCCATATGCTATGTGTTCGGTTACACGTATTTTTATTTCTTCTTTTCTCTTTCGGCCGGCAGTACTCTCTCGGCAGCCAGTTACTTCGCAATATTAGCCACGTGGCTCCCTTTCATTATTAAGGATCTGATCATGTCTGCTGTAGCAGCAGCCATTGCTCCGCGAATCGACCGCGCCGTGAATCCCCGCTCAAGGGGCCGGCGTCCGTCTACTGCAGCCTGA
- a CDS encoding Na+/H+ antiporter family protein — translation MNAVIIAVLVMILLSLMRIHVVVALIAGALAGGLTAGFTVMETMDIFTSGLGTNATVALSYAMLGAFAVAINYTGLPDLLIKWAIKIVGSEGESKRKSYSKALLLFIIVIVSCMSQNVVMVHIAFIPLLIPPLLKIFNKLALDRRGAATALTFGLKAPYILIPAGYGLIFHGIVFDNMQDSGMSVEMSMIPQAMLLPVAGMLLGLLFALFVSYRKPRNYEDRSIRESDEETKTSYTPLSISVGIGAIIITLVTQVISESMIFSALLGLLVLYVYFAALHLTDKLSLQESEGLMTDGMKMLAFIAFVMITAGGFAEVIRESGHVDSLVDTVSGWVGDSQALAALLMLITGLFITMGIGSSFATIPIIAAIFVPLAAAVGFSPMATIALIGTAGALGDAGSPASDSTLGPTAGLNADGQHHHIWDTCVPTFLHFNIPLIVFGWFAAVIL, via the coding sequence ATGAACGCTGTTATTATTGCTGTACTCGTCATGATCTTACTTAGTCTTATGCGGATCCACGTTGTGGTCGCTCTCATCGCAGGTGCATTGGCAGGCGGCCTTACAGCCGGCTTTACTGTGATGGAAACCATGGATATATTCACATCAGGTTTGGGCACGAATGCTACAGTAGCCTTAAGTTATGCGATGCTCGGTGCGTTTGCTGTGGCGATTAATTACACCGGTTTACCGGATTTGTTAATTAAATGGGCGATTAAAATTGTGGGCAGTGAAGGAGAATCAAAGCGGAAGAGCTACTCAAAAGCGCTGCTTCTTTTCATTATTGTAATCGTATCCTGCATGTCACAAAACGTGGTCATGGTTCACATTGCGTTTATTCCGCTGCTTATCCCGCCGCTATTAAAGATTTTTAACAAACTTGCTCTCGACAGGCGCGGGGCAGCGACGGCACTTACTTTTGGCCTGAAGGCACCGTATATTCTTATTCCTGCAGGATACGGACTTATTTTTCACGGGATCGTATTTGACAATATGCAGGACAGCGGCATGTCAGTAGAGATGTCGATGATTCCACAGGCGATGCTCCTCCCTGTAGCAGGTATGCTGCTTGGTCTTCTCTTTGCACTCTTTGTATCCTACAGAAAGCCAAGGAATTACGAAGACCGTTCAATCCGTGAATCGGACGAGGAAACGAAAACATCCTATACACCACTGTCAATCAGTGTAGGGATTGGAGCCATAATCATCACACTGGTCACGCAGGTGATTAGCGAATCCATGATCTTCAGTGCGCTGCTTGGTCTCCTTGTTCTCTATGTATATTTTGCAGCTCTTCATCTCACAGACAAACTGTCACTGCAGGAGTCCGAAGGCCTCATGACAGACGGTATGAAAATGCTGGCATTTATCGCTTTTGTGATGATAACGGCTGGTGGATTTGCTGAAGTAATCAGAGAATCCGGACATGTTGATTCCCTCGTAGATACCGTATCCGGCTGGGTAGGTGACAGTCAGGCACTGGCGGCTCTCCTGATGCTTATTACAGGGTTATTTATAACGATGGGAATTGGCTCCTCATTTGCTACCATCCCTATAATTGCTGCTATCTTTGTACCGCTTGCGGCAGCCGTAGGGTTTAGTCCAATGGCAACAATCGCCCTGATTGGTACAGCCGGAGCGCTGGGAGACGCAGGTTCTCCAGCATCTGACAGTACGCTTGGTCCTACGGCGGGGCTGAATGCAGACGGCCAGCACCACCACATCTGGGATACTTGTGTACCTACATTTTTGCACTTTAATATTCCTCTGATTGTATTTGGCTGGTTTGCAGCAGTCATACTGTAA
- the dctP gene encoding TRAP transporter substrate-binding protein DctP, translating into MFKQMGLLTGTAISAALVLAACGGDDEGTNGEAGGEGNGDETYEVRFLTEELEGQLQYEYAQEFADRLEEKTDGRITTDVFEFGALGSEVNQFQEIQNGNVEFAIVSPGFTGTTVQEGQLFALQFLFSDDEDVNYQVLNESEALNEGLSEKYEEYNVKPLAYWSEGGMQWTGNSPLREPADFENFQMRTQESTLIQTSYEQYGADPTPLSWEELYTSLQLGNIDGQENPIFFIEDANFHEVQDHMTISDHNIYVAMTTVNTDFYNSLPDDLREAVDEVVDEMRPIAHEMQLEMNEDLLTAIEEDEDNPTEIYTLSEEERDAFRELAEPMQDFFRDDVGEDGAAILDQLLEEIEEAEAESGN; encoded by the coding sequence ATGTTTAAACAAATGGGACTGCTTACGGGAACAGCAATATCTGCGGCGCTTGTTCTTGCTGCCTGCGGCGGAGATGATGAAGGCACAAATGGTGAAGCCGGGGGAGAGGGGAATGGAGATGAAACATATGAAGTCCGATTTCTGACCGAAGAACTGGAAGGGCAGCTGCAGTATGAGTACGCTCAGGAGTTTGCTGACCGCCTTGAGGAAAAAACCGATGGCCGTATTACGACGGATGTATTTGAATTCGGAGCTCTTGGAAGTGAAGTGAATCAGTTTCAGGAAATTCAGAACGGAAACGTGGAATTTGCCATCGTATCACCAGGGTTTACAGGAACGACGGTACAGGAAGGGCAGCTTTTTGCACTTCAGTTTCTGTTCTCTGATGATGAAGACGTGAACTACCAGGTGCTGAACGAGAGCGAGGCGCTGAATGAAGGTCTGTCTGAAAAGTACGAAGAATACAATGTAAAACCGCTTGCTTACTGGTCTGAAGGAGGCATGCAATGGACAGGCAACTCGCCTCTCAGGGAGCCTGCAGACTTTGAAAACTTTCAGATGAGAACGCAGGAATCCACTCTTATCCAGACTTCCTATGAGCAGTACGGAGCTGACCCGACACCGCTGAGCTGGGAAGAGCTTTACACAAGTCTTCAGCTGGGTAACATTGACGGGCAGGAAAACCCGATCTTCTTCATTGAAGATGCAAACTTCCATGAAGTACAAGATCACATGACCATTTCCGACCACAACATTTACGTGGCAATGACAACGGTCAACACGGACTTTTATAACAGCCTTCCGGATGATCTCCGTGAAGCGGTGGACGAAGTGGTGGATGAAATGCGCCCGATTGCCCACGAAATGCAGCTCGAGATGAATGAAGACCTGCTTACGGCTATTGAAGAGGACGAAGACAATCCTACCGAGATTTACACTCTTTCAGAAGAAGAGCGGGATGCATTCCGTGAGCTTGCAGAACCAATGCAGGACTTCTTCCGTGATGATGTAGGAGAAGATGGTGCTGCGATTCTTGATCAGCTGCTTGAAGAAATTGAAGAAGCAGAGGCAGAATCTGGAAACTAA
- a CDS encoding TRAP transporter large permease, whose protein sequence is MVWTLLAIMVILLVMGFPMLIPLIVAPLVVMLIFFDHLDPMMLAGQLTQGVSAYVLLAVPLFIFAADIMTAGKTSRRLLDFVGAFVGHLRGGYAITTAAACTLFGSVSGSTQATVVAIGTPMRERLRQVGYKDSSAIALIINASDIALLIPPSIGMIIYAHVTGTSTGDLFVAGILPGLLVFVFFALYAFIHAKVYNIPKVDKVPWGERLQLTWRAVLPLGFPVIIVGGIYSGYFTPTEAAGISVLYALVLEVLIYRSVKIRQIPDIALSTGLVTSAVFVLVAGGQVFSYVIATARIPQMLSEAVLGTDPTALYVLLIIALFFFVGCMFVDPIVVILILTPIFWQPAIAAGIDPVHLGVVITYQAALGSATPPFGVDIFTASAVFNKSYLDVIRGTPPYIAILLFVGLLIILFEEISLFLPNLF, encoded by the coding sequence ATGGTTTGGACTTTACTTGCCATTATGGTGATTCTACTTGTAATGGGCTTTCCGATGCTCATTCCTCTGATTGTGGCGCCGCTTGTGGTTATGCTGATTTTCTTTGACCATCTTGATCCGATGATGCTCGCGGGCCAGCTGACTCAGGGTGTTTCGGCCTACGTGCTTCTGGCAGTGCCCCTCTTCATTTTTGCAGCAGATATTATGACGGCCGGCAAAACCTCAAGACGTCTACTCGATTTCGTTGGTGCCTTTGTCGGTCATCTGCGGGGCGGGTACGCGATTACTACTGCGGCGGCATGCACACTTTTCGGGTCTGTATCGGGTTCCACACAGGCAACGGTTGTGGCCATTGGTACGCCTATGCGGGAACGGCTGCGTCAGGTTGGATATAAAGATTCAAGTGCTATTGCACTGATTATTAACGCCAGTGACATTGCCCTGCTCATCCCGCCGAGTATCGGTATGATTATTTACGCCCACGTCACAGGAACCTCAACCGGTGATCTGTTCGTTGCAGGCATTCTACCGGGGCTTCTTGTATTCGTCTTTTTTGCTCTGTATGCATTCATTCACGCAAAGGTGTATAACATTCCGAAAGTTGACAAAGTGCCATGGGGCGAGCGTCTGCAGCTGACCTGGCGAGCTGTTCTGCCGCTTGGTTTCCCGGTTATTATTGTGGGCGGGATCTATTCCGGTTATTTTACACCCACTGAGGCAGCAGGTATATCCGTTTTATATGCACTCGTCCTTGAAGTTCTGATTTATCGGTCGGTAAAAATCAGGCAGATTCCGGACATTGCGCTTTCCACGGGACTTGTGACATCAGCTGTGTTTGTTCTTGTAGCCGGCGGGCAGGTGTTTTCCTACGTCATTGCCACCGCCCGGATCCCTCAAATGCTCTCTGAAGCTGTTTTGGGAACAGATCCGACTGCTCTTTACGTTCTTCTGATTATCGCCCTGTTTTTCTTTGTAGGATGTATGTTTGTGGATCCGATCGTGGTCATTCTTATTTTGACGCCGATCTTTTGGCAGCCTGCCATCGCGGCGGGTATCGACCCGGTTCATCTCGGGGTGGTTATCACGTATCAGGCTGCGCTCGGGTCAGCGACACCGCCATTCGGGGTGGATATCTTTACAGCCAGTGCGGTATTCAACAAGTCCTATCTTGACGTGATCAGGGGGACGCCGCCCTACATTGCGATCCTTCTATTTGTAGGGCTGCTCATTATTCTGTTTGAGGAAATTTCGCTTTTCCTTCCTAACCTGTTTTAG
- a CDS encoding TRAP transporter small permease encodes MNVLKKADDLLHKAEKLILSWAIIIITVMVVGNVLSRELTNRSWAFSQEISLLAVVVATFMGVSYAARKGRHITMSAFFDLAPKRVKKVLAIVNPLITAIVLFVFAYFALQYTLFNYGTGQTTSSLRFPIWIMTMFVPLGLFLGGIQFLRNMWINIVNEDVYLAQDKKDYD; translated from the coding sequence GTGAATGTGTTGAAAAAAGCGGATGATCTCCTGCACAAAGCAGAAAAACTCATTCTCAGCTGGGCCATTATCATTATTACCGTAATGGTAGTGGGAAATGTCCTGAGCAGGGAACTGACGAACAGAAGCTGGGCTTTCTCACAGGAAATAAGCTTGCTTGCTGTTGTTGTGGCTACATTCATGGGCGTCAGCTATGCGGCCAGGAAAGGGCGCCACATTACCATGTCAGCGTTTTTTGATCTCGCTCCTAAACGGGTGAAAAAGGTGCTCGCAATTGTCAATCCGCTTATTACGGCTATTGTCCTGTTTGTATTTGCTTATTTTGCGCTGCAATATACGCTCTTTAATTATGGTACTGGGCAGACAACCTCGTCTCTCCGATTCCCGATCTGGATCATGACAATGTTTGTGCCGCTCGGCCTGTTTCTCGGAGGCATTCAGTTTCTCCGTAACATGTGGATCAACATTGTCAACGAAGACGTGTATCTGGCTCAGGATAAAAAAGATTATGACTGA
- a CDS encoding leucyl aminopeptidase, giving the protein MNFDCVTEAQQQKDSAVFIAGVFKDEVTPGSALPEAIGRKISHFVKKHEHWVKKGQFHYVSHEEGDLIIAGLGERSSWSEAEAERTGASLHQFLVKENVEEAHLVWSSFSQREQEKELAAFARGMILASYEVDTYKTGRKSNRTQPLQLQVACAGDPERGRDVFRSGVIQGTATNEARRLINTPANYMTPTVLAEEAVRLAEEYDAEIEVLDEDQIEAAGMHALMAVAKGSEEPPRFIVIKHRGRPDSSEWDTAIVGKGLTYDSGGYSLKTREGMKTMKMDMGGAAAILGAMRIILEEKPEVNVAAIIPSTENLVNGKAMKPGDVINSLGGKTIEVLNTDAEGRLILADGVAYAKQLGAKSIIDVATLTGAVVVALGDTATGAVTNNDEFMSLVIKAGENAGERVWAFPNDKAYREKVRKSDVADLNNSPGRQAGSITAGLFIGEFAGDIPWVHLDIAGTCWREGKTPSCPRGGTGSMVRTVAEAVRLLGEKK; this is encoded by the coding sequence ATGAATTTTGATTGTGTAACCGAAGCACAGCAGCAGAAAGACAGCGCGGTTTTTATTGCAGGCGTCTTTAAGGATGAGGTAACCCCGGGATCGGCTTTGCCTGAAGCTATCGGCAGGAAAATCAGTCACTTCGTAAAAAAACACGAGCATTGGGTTAAAAAAGGACAATTTCATTATGTAAGTCACGAAGAAGGGGACCTGATCATAGCTGGGCTGGGGGAGAGGAGCTCCTGGAGTGAAGCGGAAGCAGAGCGGACTGGCGCCTCCTTACACCAGTTTCTCGTCAAAGAAAACGTAGAAGAAGCCCATCTCGTCTGGTCTTCTTTTTCGCAGAGAGAGCAGGAAAAAGAACTTGCAGCTTTTGCGCGGGGGATGATCTTGGCATCTTATGAAGTGGATACATATAAAACGGGGCGGAAATCAAATAGGACACAGCCTTTGCAGCTCCAGGTGGCCTGCGCCGGCGATCCGGAGAGAGGAAGGGATGTTTTTCGTTCCGGGGTGATTCAGGGAACCGCTACGAATGAAGCCCGGCGCCTGATTAATACGCCCGCCAACTACATGACCCCAACGGTTCTTGCTGAAGAAGCTGTCAGACTGGCAGAGGAATATGATGCTGAAATTGAAGTCCTTGATGAGGATCAAATTGAAGCGGCCGGCATGCACGCTCTTATGGCTGTTGCAAAAGGCTCTGAGGAGCCGCCGCGTTTTATTGTCATCAAACATCGCGGCAGGCCGGATTCATCAGAGTGGGATACAGCTATTGTCGGAAAGGGTCTCACGTACGATTCAGGTGGCTATTCCCTGAAAACCCGTGAAGGAATGAAAACGATGAAGATGGATATGGGCGGTGCCGCCGCAATCCTTGGGGCAATGCGTATTATTCTGGAAGAGAAGCCTGAAGTAAACGTGGCAGCCATCATCCCTTCGACTGAAAATCTCGTGAACGGTAAAGCGATGAAGCCGGGGGATGTGATCAATTCCCTTGGAGGAAAAACAATTGAAGTACTGAATACGGATGCTGAAGGGCGCCTGATTCTGGCTGACGGTGTTGCCTACGCCAAACAACTTGGCGCCAAAAGCATTATTGATGTAGCCACACTTACGGGAGCGGTAGTCGTTGCTCTCGGTGATACGGCGACTGGAGCGGTCACGAATAACGATGAATTCATGTCTCTCGTCATTAAAGCAGGGGAAAATGCCGGTGAGCGTGTCTGGGCGTTTCCAAATGATAAGGCGTATCGGGAGAAGGTACGCAAATCCGATGTGGCTGACCTGAATAATTCCCCGGGACGGCAGGCAGGCTCGATCACAGCAGGGTTGTTTATCGGTGAATTTGCAGGTGACATTCCCTGGGTACATCTGGACATTGCAGGTACCTGCTGGCGGGAAGGCAAAACCCCGTCCTGTCCAAGAGGAGGCACCGGAAGCATGGTCCGTACCGTGGCTGAAGCTGTCCGGCTCCTTGGCGAGAAGAAATAA
- a CDS encoding divergent PAP2 family protein, with the protein MTELLNNFPLWAALSAILLAQFIKVPLAYIASRRFDWTLLTSTGGMPSSHSGAVTALATALALEQGLGSPYFAIAAIFGIIVMFDATGVRWHAGEQATVVNQLVTDFNKLVDEMRTWPDKEEDDKRKELKELLGHQPIEVFFGGLLGILLTLTLHAVLF; encoded by the coding sequence TTGACTGAATTACTTAATAATTTCCCTCTCTGGGCGGCATTGAGTGCCATCCTTTTAGCGCAATTTATTAAAGTGCCTCTGGCCTATATCGCTTCACGGAGATTTGACTGGACTCTCCTTACGAGTACAGGAGGAATGCCCAGTTCCCACTCCGGGGCCGTAACAGCTCTGGCGACTGCTCTTGCACTGGAACAGGGGCTCGGTTCCCCCTACTTCGCGATTGCAGCCATATTCGGTATTATTGTCATGTTTGATGCTACCGGAGTCCGGTGGCACGCCGGCGAACAGGCGACCGTTGTCAATCAGCTTGTTACTGATTTCAACAAACTGGTTGATGAGATGCGGACATGGCCTGACAAAGAGGAAGATGATAAACGCAAGGAATTAAAGGAACTTCTCGGTCACCAGCCGATTGAAGTGTTTTTTGGCGGTCTCCTGGGAATCCTGCTCACATTAACACTGCACGCCGTGCTGTTTTAA
- a CDS encoding 3D domain-containing protein, translating to MSTAKKAGKYGLLAIMFTAAIIVTFLSLSNMKPGDYFNSVEIHEGRDTAVEMSQQPLRQSKTRELVLPIKEAVETLTLYETIGSPAAKTLEDAQDWSVYPSHKVTATGYTAGIESTGKTEAHPQYGITFSGVKVKRDLYSTIAADPSVFPIGTILFVPGYGFGVVADTGSAIKGNKIDLYYETVDDVYSQWGKQTLDVYVLELGDGTLTEEELISLNEDEAVQALREQIPIKDPS from the coding sequence ATGTCCACTGCTAAAAAAGCAGGGAAGTATGGTCTACTTGCCATCATGTTCACAGCAGCCATTATTGTTACTTTTTTAAGCCTGTCCAATATGAAACCTGGAGATTATTTTAACTCAGTGGAAATTCATGAGGGCAGAGACACAGCCGTTGAAATGTCACAGCAGCCGCTTCGCCAGAGTAAAACAAGAGAACTGGTGTTACCGATCAAGGAAGCAGTTGAAACACTGACTTTGTACGAAACCATCGGGTCACCGGCAGCAAAAACGCTTGAAGATGCCCAGGACTGGAGCGTTTATCCGAGTCATAAGGTAACAGCCACCGGATATACTGCCGGAATCGAGTCAACCGGCAAGACGGAAGCGCATCCTCAGTACGGCATTACCTTTTCCGGAGTGAAAGTAAAGCGTGATCTTTACTCCACCATAGCGGCCGACCCGTCCGTTTTTCCGATCGGGACGATTCTCTTTGTACCCGGCTACGGATTTGGAGTCGTGGCAGATACAGGCTCTGCAATTAAAGGGAATAAGATTGACCTGTATTACGAAACAGTGGATGATGTGTACAGCCAGTGGGGAAAACAGACACTTGATGTTTATGTACTGGAGCTGGGTGACGGGACCTTGACGGAGGAAGAACTTATCAGCCTCAACGAAGATGAAGCCGTTCAGGCTTTAAGGGAACAGATTCCGATTAAAGACCCCTCATAA
- a CDS encoding AbgT family transporter: MNNRSNGLLMRSLDGIERTGNRLPHPVTLFALFALMVVLASGLFAALGTAVQHPDPDEGVIQVESLMTVEGVQYMFESAVDNFVGFAPLGTVLVTMLGIGIAERSGLISAALRAMVMSVPKQLITAALVFGGIMSSMAADAGYVVLTPLGAVLFAGLGRHPIAGLAAAFGGVSAGFSANLLLTSLDPLLGDLTIAAAAIYDPSYAEGMNIMMNYYFIFASVFVLTIVGTLVTEKIVEPRLGKYDGGIGEVPEKLSGIEKRGLLAAGLAFVLTLAAAALLVVPDWAPLRDAGADSIIEGLNPFFASLVPIILIMFFIPGYIYGRITNEIKDDKDVANKMSDTMAAMGMYVVLAFVAGQFVAYFEKTNLGLVMSVSGAEFLQGLGLQDAGIPLLIAFILVAGFINLFIGSASAKWALMAPVFVPLMMAMGISPEATQLAYRIADSTTNVISPLMPYFAIVIAFAQKYDKKAGIGTLIATMLPYSIAFTIIWIIMLVVWILTGAPLGPGAPVMYP, encoded by the coding sequence ATGAATAATAGATCTAACGGTCTTCTGATGCGGTCTCTTGACGGCATTGAACGCACAGGTAACAGGCTTCCGCACCCGGTTACCCTGTTTGCGCTTTTTGCATTAATGGTCGTTCTTGCATCAGGACTTTTTGCGGCGCTCGGCACAGCCGTTCAGCACCCGGATCCTGATGAAGGCGTTATTCAGGTAGAGAGTCTGATGACCGTTGAAGGTGTGCAGTACATGTTTGAAAGTGCGGTAGATAACTTCGTCGGATTTGCGCCCCTTGGAACGGTGCTTGTCACAATGCTTGGTATTGGTATTGCCGAACGCTCGGGCCTGATTTCGGCTGCTCTTAGAGCCATGGTCATGAGTGTGCCTAAACAGCTGATTACGGCTGCCCTTGTTTTCGGCGGGATTATGTCGAGTATGGCGGCAGATGCAGGTTACGTTGTCCTGACACCGCTCGGGGCTGTTCTTTTTGCAGGTCTCGGGCGTCATCCGATTGCAGGACTGGCGGCAGCGTTTGGTGGGGTATCGGCAGGGTTCAGTGCCAACCTTCTGCTCACGTCACTCGATCCGCTTCTTGGTGATCTGACCATTGCAGCGGCTGCGATTTACGACCCGTCTTACGCTGAAGGCATGAACATCATGATGAACTATTACTTTATTTTTGCCAGTGTGTTCGTGCTGACGATCGTCGGTACCCTTGTTACCGAAAAAATCGTCGAGCCCCGGCTCGGAAAATATGACGGGGGAATCGGGGAAGTTCCGGAAAAACTCTCTGGCATTGAGAAGCGCGGCCTTCTTGCAGCAGGACTTGCTTTCGTTCTGACTCTCGCTGCAGCAGCACTGCTCGTTGTACCTGACTGGGCGCCGCTGAGGGATGCAGGTGCCGATAGTATTATTGAAGGGCTTAATCCTTTCTTCGCGTCCCTTGTTCCGATTATCTTAATTATGTTCTTCATCCCCGGCTATATTTACGGGCGGATTACCAATGAAATTAAAGATGATAAAGACGTTGCCAATAAAATGAGCGATACCATGGCTGCGATGGGAATGTATGTGGTTCTTGCATTTGTCGCCGGTCAGTTCGTTGCTTACTTTGAGAAGACGAATCTCGGCCTTGTAATGAGTGTATCCGGAGCAGAGTTTCTTCAAGGTCTCGGTCTCCAGGATGCTGGTATTCCGCTTCTGATTGCCTTTATACTGGTGGCCGGATTCATCAACCTGTTCATCGGCAGTGCCTCGGCCAAATGGGCGCTTATGGCACCGGTATTCGTGCCGCTGATGATGGCAATGGGCATTTCGCCTGAAGCCACACAGCTCGCTTACCGGATTGCAGATTCAACGACAAACGTCATATCACCACTGATGCCGTACTTTGCCATTGTTATTGCTTTTGCCCAGAAGTATGACAAGAAGGCAGGTATCGGTACGCTGATTGCAACGATGCTGCCGTATTCGATTGCCTTCACGATCATCTGGATTATCATGCTAGTTGTCTGGATTCTGACCGGTGCTCCTCTTGGACCTGGCGCACCTGTGATGTATCCTTAA
- a CDS encoding YuiB family protein: protein MSLPQLIISVVLFLVLFFGIGFILNMLLRSTWVMAVIYPIVVIFIIDDVGFFSYFTSPAASFSELGQAVVSLHIADVTILAAGMAGAVISGFAIKMLRVRGYQMF from the coding sequence GTGAGTCTACCGCAGTTAATTATTTCAGTTGTTCTGTTTCTTGTCCTGTTTTTCGGGATTGGATTTATACTTAATATGCTGCTCCGTTCGACCTGGGTAATGGCTGTTATTTATCCGATTGTTGTTATTTTTATCATTGATGACGTTGGTTTTTTCAGTTATTTCACATCACCGGCTGCCTCGTTTTCGGAACTCGGACAGGCCGTTGTTTCCCTGCATATTGCAGATGTTACGATCCTTGCAGCAGGCATGGCTGGCGCCGTGATTTCCGGTTTTGCCATTAAAATGCTCCGGGTCCGCGGGTATCAGATGTTTTAA
- a CDS encoding YuiA family protein, protein MAFPKRRLKPGECSYCIGKGYFQLLLGGSETCDHCHGTGRHYRKR, encoded by the coding sequence ATGGCATTTCCAAAACGTCGATTAAAGCCCGGTGAGTGTTCATATTGTATTGGTAAAGGGTATTTTCAGCTGCTGCTCGGTGGTTCGGAAACTTGCGATCACTGCCACGGTACGGGCCGTCACTACCGTAAACGCTAG